From a single Bradyrhizobium sediminis genomic region:
- the gcvT gene encoding glycine cleavage system aminomethyltransferase GcvT, translating to MLAREAETPLKTTPLHALHATCGGKMVPFAGYDMPVQFAAGVLREHLHTRKSAGLFDVSHMGQIALRAKSGRVEDAARALERLVPQDIVAVAPGRQRYAQFTNEAGGILDDLMVANFGSHLFLVVNAACKTEDEAHLRAQLSGDCIIEPLGDRALIALQGPQAESALAKLCPDVTAMRFMDAGPRRVDNIDCFVSRSGYTGEDGFEISVPAERAEALAKTLLANSDVLPIGLGARDSLRLEAGLCLYGHDIDTTTTPVEGALEWSIQKSRRQGGARTGGFPGADKILSQLEQGAPRRRVGLRPEGRAPVREGAPLFASETSSEQIGAVTSGGFGPSLNAPVAMGYLPSQAATGTLVFAELRGARLPLRVAAMPFVPNTYKR from the coding sequence ATGCTTGCGCGCGAAGCCGAGACGCCACTGAAAACCACTCCCCTGCATGCGCTGCATGCCACCTGCGGCGGCAAAATGGTGCCGTTCGCGGGCTACGACATGCCCGTACAATTCGCCGCCGGCGTACTCAGGGAACATCTGCATACCCGCAAGTCTGCCGGCCTGTTCGACGTCTCGCATATGGGCCAGATCGCGCTGCGGGCGAAATCCGGCCGGGTCGAGGATGCGGCCAGGGCGCTGGAGCGGCTGGTGCCGCAGGATATCGTCGCGGTTGCGCCGGGCCGCCAACGCTATGCGCAGTTTACCAATGAAGCGGGCGGCATCCTCGATGACCTGATGGTGGCGAATTTCGGCAGCCACCTGTTCCTGGTGGTCAACGCCGCCTGCAAGACCGAGGACGAGGCGCATCTGCGCGCGCAGCTTTCGGGCGACTGCATCATCGAGCCGCTCGGCGATCGCGCGCTGATCGCGCTGCAGGGTCCGCAGGCCGAATCGGCCCTGGCCAAATTGTGCCCGGACGTAACGGCGATGCGCTTCATGGACGCCGGGCCGCGCCGCGTCGACAACATCGACTGCTTCGTCTCGCGCTCGGGCTACACCGGTGAGGACGGGTTCGAGATTTCGGTTCCGGCCGAGCGGGCGGAAGCCCTGGCCAAGACCCTGCTGGCAAACAGCGACGTGCTGCCGATCGGGCTCGGCGCCCGCGACAGCCTGCGGCTGGAGGCCGGGCTCTGCCTCTACGGCCACGATATCGACACCACGACCACGCCGGTCGAGGGCGCGCTGGAATGGTCGATCCAGAAGAGCCGCCGCCAGGGCGGCGCGCGCACCGGCGGTTTTCCCGGCGCGGACAAGATTCTCTCGCAGCTCGAACAAGGCGCCCCGCGCCGCCGGGTCGGACTGAGGCCGGAAGGCCGCGCCCCGGTGCGCGAAGGCGCGCCGCTGTTCGCCAGTGAAACGTCCTCCGAACAGATCGGCGCCGTCACCTCGGGCGGTTTCGGCCCCAGCCTCAATGCGCCGGTCGCGATGGGCTACCTGCCGTCGCAGGCGGCCACGGGCACGCTGGTGTTCGCCGAGTTGCGCGGCGCGCGGCTGCCGCTGCGGGTCGCCGCCATGCCCTTCGTTCCCAACACTTACAAGCGCTGA
- a CDS encoding cyclic nucleotide-gated ion channel, whose translation MQGYDLRRRVYDLLEHDNIPYTPSARLAHVIIGIVVVNVSAMVLASVPQIDARFGWLLSAVEAGSLAIFALEYAARLWSVAGHAPYREMSPWHARFHYATSSLGIIDLLSVLPSGVALFSNERPMLVLFGMLPFFKLVRYSTAMRSLLAAVHAERRTLFGCLVILVGAVLTFATLLYAIEHEVQPDKFGTIPQAMWWAIVTLGTVGYGDVIPVTPMGKAVASFAIVGGFVMIALPVAIISGAFANEVRRHDFIVTWGMLARVPLFAHLRATEIADIMRLLRTQTVETGEILVRRGEPASSMYFIAAGEVEIELPAQKIRLADGSFFGEIALLQRTQRSGTVTALRKSNLLALDAQDFHALIARAPKLAAHVQEVVKARLAETAVAQKGDIAADEIAQAMHDDKPSEE comes from the coding sequence ATGCAAGGTTACGATCTGCGCCGCCGGGTTTATGATCTGCTCGAGCACGACAACATTCCCTACACGCCGAGCGCGCGGCTCGCGCATGTGATCATCGGGATCGTCGTCGTCAATGTGTCGGCGATGGTGCTGGCGTCGGTACCGCAGATCGATGCGCGGTTCGGCTGGCTGCTCAGCGCGGTCGAGGCGGGGTCGCTCGCGATCTTTGCCCTCGAATATGCCGCGCGGCTCTGGAGCGTTGCCGGACATGCGCCGTATCGGGAGATGAGCCCGTGGCATGCCCGCTTTCACTACGCGACCTCCAGCCTCGGCATCATTGATCTGTTGTCGGTGCTGCCGTCCGGCGTAGCGCTATTCAGCAACGAGCGTCCGATGCTGGTGTTGTTCGGCATGCTGCCGTTCTTCAAGCTGGTCCGCTATTCGACGGCGATGCGCTCCTTGCTGGCGGCAGTGCATGCCGAGCGGCGTACGCTGTTCGGATGTCTGGTGATCCTGGTCGGCGCGGTGCTCACCTTCGCGACACTGCTGTACGCGATCGAGCATGAGGTCCAACCCGACAAGTTCGGCACCATTCCGCAGGCGATGTGGTGGGCGATCGTGACGCTCGGCACGGTCGGCTATGGCGACGTGATTCCGGTAACGCCAATGGGCAAGGCCGTAGCCAGTTTCGCCATCGTCGGCGGGTTCGTGATGATCGCGCTGCCGGTGGCGATCATTTCCGGCGCCTTCGCCAATGAAGTCCGCCGTCACGACTTCATCGTGACCTGGGGCATGCTGGCGCGGGTGCCGCTGTTTGCGCATCTGCGCGCCACCGAGATCGCCGACATCATGCGGCTGTTGCGGACCCAGACCGTCGAGACCGGCGAGATCCTGGTGCGGCGGGGCGAGCCGGCTTCGTCGATGTATTTCATCGCCGCCGGCGAGGTCGAGATCGAGCTGCCCGCCCAGAAGATACGGCTCGCCGATGGCAGTTTTTTCGGCGAGATCGCGCTGTTGCAGCGGACTCAGCGCAGCGGCACCGTCACCGCGCTACGCAAGTCGAACCTGCTGGCGCTGGACGCGCAGGACTTCCATGCCCTGATCGCGCGGGCGCCGAAGCTTGCCGCTCACGTCCAGGAAGTCGTCAAGGCGCGCCTCGCCGAAACGGCGGTGGCGCAGAAGGGCGACATTGCCGCCGACGAGATTGCGCAGGCGATGCATGACGACAAGCCGTCGGAGGAGTAG
- the gcvH gene encoding glycine cleavage system protein GcvH, whose product MTTLYTADHEWLRIEGDVATVGVTDYAQSQLGDVVFVELPKIGRSLKKAEAAAVVESVKAASDVYAPISGEVLEVNDALAAEPALVNSDAAGKAWFFKVKISDKSELGGLMDEAAYKAHTA is encoded by the coding sequence ATGACGACCTTGTACACCGCCGACCACGAATGGCTCCGCATCGAGGGCGATGTCGCCACCGTCGGCGTCACCGATTACGCGCAGTCGCAGCTCGGCGACGTCGTGTTCGTCGAACTGCCGAAGATCGGCCGCAGCCTGAAAAAGGCGGAAGCCGCCGCCGTGGTCGAATCGGTGAAGGCCGCCTCCGACGTCTACGCGCCGATTTCCGGCGAAGTGCTCGAGGTCAACGACGCGCTCGCGGCCGAACCGGCGCTGGTCAATTCCGACGCCGCCGGCAAGGCGTGGTTTTTCAAAGTGAAGATATCGGACAAGAGCGAACTCGGCGGCCTGATGGATGAGGCCGCCTACAAGGCACATACGGCGTGA
- a CDS encoding NADP-dependent isocitrate dehydrogenase yields the protein MAKIKVTNPVVELDGDEMTRIIWQYIKDKLINPFLDINLMYFDLGMEYRDKTNDQVTVDAANAIKKVGVGVKCATITPDEARVKEFGLKEMWKSPNGTIRNILGGVVFREPIICKNVPRLVPGWTKPIIIGRHAFGDQYKATDFRFPGKGVLTMKFVGDDGKVIEREVYQAPGAGVALAMYNLDDSIADFARASLNQGLSKGYSVYLSTKNTILKVYDGRFKDIFQEIYDNEFKAKFEAKKITYEHRLIDDMVAAAMKWSGGYVWACKNYDGDVQSDTIAQGYGSLGLMTSVLMTPDGNTVEAEAAHGTVTRHYREHQKGKETSTNSIASIFAWTRGLSHRAKLDNNVELEKFALTLEKVCVDTVEAGFMTKDLALLVGADQRWLSTTGFLDKVAENLTKAMAA from the coding sequence ATGGCAAAAATCAAGGTGACCAACCCCGTCGTCGAACTCGATGGCGACGAGATGACCCGGATCATCTGGCAATACATCAAGGACAAGCTGATCAACCCGTTCCTCGATATCAACCTGATGTATTTCGACCTCGGGATGGAATACCGCGACAAGACCAACGACCAGGTCACCGTGGACGCCGCCAACGCCATCAAAAAGGTCGGCGTCGGCGTCAAATGCGCCACCATCACCCCCGACGAAGCCCGGGTGAAGGAATTCGGTCTGAAGGAAATGTGGAAGTCGCCGAACGGCACCATCCGCAACATCCTCGGCGGCGTGGTGTTCCGCGAACCCATCATCTGCAAGAACGTGCCGCGGCTGGTGCCGGGCTGGACCAAGCCGATCATCATCGGCCGCCACGCCTTCGGCGACCAGTACAAAGCCACCGATTTCAGGTTTCCCGGCAAGGGCGTGCTGACGATGAAATTCGTCGGCGACGACGGCAAGGTGATCGAACGCGAGGTTTACCAGGCCCCCGGCGCCGGAGTCGCGCTCGCCATGTACAACCTCGACGATTCCATCGCCGATTTTGCCCGCGCCTCGCTGAACCAGGGCCTGTCCAAGGGCTATTCGGTCTATCTCTCGACCAAGAACACCATCCTCAAGGTCTACGACGGGCGGTTCAAGGACATCTTCCAGGAGATCTACGACAACGAGTTCAAGGCCAAGTTCGAGGCGAAGAAGATCACCTACGAACATCGCCTGATCGACGACATGGTCGCCGCCGCGATGAAGTGGTCGGGCGGTTACGTCTGGGCCTGCAAGAACTACGACGGCGACGTTCAGTCCGACACCATCGCGCAGGGCTATGGCTCGCTCGGCCTGATGACCTCGGTGCTGATGACGCCGGACGGCAACACGGTCGAGGCCGAAGCCGCCCACGGCACGGTGACGCGGCATTACCGCGAGCACCAGAAGGGCAAGGAGACCTCGACCAACTCCATCGCCTCGATCTTTGCCTGGACCCGCGGCCTGTCGCATCGCGCCAAGCTCGACAACAACGTGGAACTGGAAAAATTTGCGCTGACGCTGGAAAAGGTCTGCGTCGATACCGTCGAAGCCGGCTTCATGACCAAGGACCTCGCGCTTCTGGTCGGCGCCGATCAGCGCTGGCTGTCGACCACCGGCTTCCTCGACAAGGTCGCCGAAAACCTGACCAAGGCGATGGCCGCCTGA
- a CDS encoding serine hydrolase domain-containing protein has product MKLPRRQFIKLAASAAILPSLPLRRGLAQPAPNPAGVPEPTPSERAAMARRARAFMQKYDVPALSFAVGYAGEIVHRDAFGVADRERNEAATPEHFFRIASVSKMVTSAAIFGLIEQGRLKLADRIFGPGAILATDYGPRPYNPGINEITLGQLLTHTAGGWTNDGRDPMFGHPRMDHSELIAWTLSNRPLDNPPGKHYAYSNFGYCVLGRVIEKVTGRPYADHVKVEVLSRCGVTEMRIAGNTLEERQRGEVKYYGQGDNPYTMNVARMDSHGGWIARPAAIVRFMMHVDGFEKPPNILKAQTIRAMTTGSSANPNYACGWNLNKSGNWWHDGSLPGTRTVAVRTHSGFCWAAFTNASSAKSQFDGDLDQLNWDMVGEVKGWRA; this is encoded by the coding sequence ATGAAACTTCCACGTCGACAATTCATCAAACTGGCGGCAAGCGCTGCCATTTTACCTAGCCTGCCGCTGCGCCGCGGACTGGCGCAGCCGGCGCCCAATCCCGCCGGCGTCCCCGAGCCGACCCCGTCCGAGCGCGCCGCGATGGCGCGGCGCGCGCGTGCCTTCATGCAGAAGTATGACGTGCCCGCGCTCTCGTTTGCCGTCGGCTACGCCGGCGAGATCGTGCATCGGGACGCATTCGGGGTGGCCGACCGTGAACGCAACGAGGCGGCGACCCCGGAACACTTCTTCCGTATTGCCAGCGTGAGCAAAATGGTCACCTCGGCGGCGATCTTCGGGCTGATCGAGCAGGGCCGTCTCAAATTGGCCGACAGGATCTTCGGTCCGGGCGCCATTCTGGCGACCGATTATGGGCCGCGGCCATATAATCCCGGCATCAACGAAATCACCCTCGGGCAGCTGCTGACTCACACTGCCGGCGGCTGGACCAATGACGGCCGCGACCCGATGTTCGGCCATCCCAGGATGGATCATTCCGAGCTGATCGCATGGACCTTGAGCAATCGGCCGTTGGACAATCCTCCGGGTAAACATTACGCCTATTCCAACTTCGGCTACTGCGTACTGGGGCGCGTGATCGAAAAAGTGACCGGCCGGCCTTATGCCGATCATGTCAAGGTCGAGGTGCTCAGCCGTTGCGGCGTGACCGAAATGAGGATTGCCGGCAATACGCTCGAAGAGCGTCAGCGCGGCGAGGTCAAGTATTACGGGCAGGGCGATAATCCCTACACCATGAATGTCGCCAGGATGGATTCGCATGGCGGATGGATCGCACGGCCCGCGGCCATTGTGCGATTCATGATGCATGTCGACGGTTTTGAGAAGCCGCCCAACATCCTTAAAGCCCAAACCATTCGCGCCATGACGACCGGCTCGTCGGCCAATCCCAACTACGCCTGCGGCTGGAATCTGAACAAATCAGGCAATTGGTGGCACGACGGCAGCCTGCCCGGCACCAGAACCGTCGCCGTGCGGACCCATAGCGGCTTCTGCTGGGCCGCATTCACCAATGCCAGCAGCGCCAAATCGCAGTTCGATGGCGATCTCGACCAGCTCAATTGGGATATGGTCGGCGAGGTCAAGGGTTGGCGGGCGTAG
- a CDS encoding alpha/beta hydrolase — protein sequence MRSRWSLAIAGVVLILAGGLLAHFTQTSGGIKIQDVRFKGAKGNTMSALLYIPPNATAQTPAPGILAVHGYINSRETQDGFAIEFARRGYVVLALDQTGHGYSDPPAFANGFGGPDGLAHLRSLDIVDKNSIGLEGHSMGGWTVLAAATAMPNDYKSMVLEGSSTGKPFAAEGTANWPRNAALVFAQYEEFSNLMWGVDLARDVTKSPKLWALFGTQGAVEPGKVYGDIAQGTARVLYTPAIIHPAEHISHEAIGYSLDWFARTLQGGTPKPADDQIWFRKEIGTLIAFLGFVALVIGAFDGLLEAKMFTRLRLPEIADGTMPEHVAASGRRWTMAFILSAFIPALTYYPAFALGGTFVKPSAWLPQGITNQILVWVVINALIALALMPFAPKRASRGGIVLQSVVIAVLTVIAGYAALWLADLVFKIDFRFWIVALKLMSAKQFLIFLSYLVPFTAFFVIALHVLHRNFSTMALGRGALYLTNIFALTLGFIVLLTLQYGLLWFGGKLFNPLPDPGFVPLSTIIAIQFVPLLAIAAVIATFTWRRTGSSLPGALICGMFVTWYVVAGTATQAAF from the coding sequence ATGCGCAGCAGATGGTCGCTGGCGATTGCCGGCGTGGTGCTGATTCTCGCCGGCGGCTTGCTCGCGCACTTCACCCAGACATCAGGCGGAATCAAGATCCAGGACGTCCGCTTCAAGGGCGCCAAGGGCAACACCATGAGCGCCCTGCTCTACATCCCGCCCAATGCAACCGCGCAGACCCCCGCCCCCGGCATCCTCGCGGTCCACGGCTACATCAATTCGCGCGAGACCCAGGACGGCTTTGCCATCGAGTTCGCCCGCCGCGGTTATGTCGTGCTCGCGCTCGACCAGACCGGCCACGGCTATAGCGATCCGCCGGCTTTCGCCAACGGCTTCGGCGGGCCGGATGGACTGGCGCACCTGCGCAGCCTCGACATCGTCGACAAGAACAGTATCGGGCTCGAGGGCCATTCGATGGGCGGCTGGACCGTACTGGCTGCCGCCACCGCGATGCCCAACGACTACAAGTCGATGGTGCTGGAGGGCTCCTCCACCGGCAAGCCGTTCGCCGCCGAGGGTACCGCGAACTGGCCGCGCAATGCCGCGCTGGTGTTCGCGCAATACGAGGAATTCTCCAATCTGATGTGGGGCGTCGACCTCGCCCGCGACGTCACCAAGAGCCCGAAACTCTGGGCGCTGTTCGGCACCCAGGGCGCGGTCGAACCCGGCAAGGTCTATGGCGACATCGCGCAAGGCACCGCGCGGGTGCTCTACACGCCCGCAATCATCCATCCGGCCGAGCATATTTCACACGAGGCGATCGGCTACAGCCTCGACTGGTTTGCCAGGACCTTGCAGGGCGGTACGCCGAAGCCGGCCGACGACCAGATCTGGTTCCGCAAGGAGATCGGCACCCTGATCGCGTTTCTGGGTTTTGTCGCGCTCGTGATCGGCGCCTTCGACGGCCTGCTGGAAGCCAAGATGTTTACCCGCCTCCGGCTGCCCGAGATTGCCGACGGCACCATGCCGGAGCATGTCGCCGCCTCCGGCCGCCGCTGGACCATGGCGTTCATCCTGTCCGCCTTCATTCCGGCCTTGACCTATTATCCAGCGTTTGCGCTGGGCGGCACCTTCGTCAAGCCGTCGGCCTGGCTGCCGCAGGGCATCACCAACCAGATCCTGGTCTGGGTCGTCATCAACGCCCTGATCGCGCTGGCGCTGATGCCGTTCGCGCCGAAGCGCGCCAGCCGCGGCGGCATTGTCCTGCAGTCGGTGGTGATCGCGGTCCTGACCGTGATCGCCGGCTATGCCGCATTATGGCTGGCCGATCTCGTCTTCAAGATCGACTTCCGGTTCTGGATCGTCGCCTTGAAGCTGATGAGCGCCAAGCAATTTCTCATCTTCCTGAGCTATCTGGTTCCGTTCACGGCCTTTTTCGTCATTGCGCTGCATGTGCTGCACCGGAATTTCTCGACCATGGCTTTGGGCCGCGGCGCGCTCTACCTCACCAATATTTTCGCGCTCACGCTCGGCTTCATTGTGCTCCTGACGCTGCAATATGGCCTGCTCTGGTTCGGCGGAAAACTGTTCAACCCGCTGCCCGATCCCGGCTTCGTGCCGCTCTCCACCATCATCGCCATCCAGTTCGTGCCGCTCTTGGCCATCGCAGCCGTGATCGCGACCTTCACCTGGCGGCGCACCGGCTCCAGCCTCCCCGGCGCCCTCATCTGCGGCATGTTCGTCACCTGGTACGTCGTGGCCGGCACGGCGACGCAGGCGGCTTTCTAG
- a CDS encoding DUF3303 domain-containing protein, which yields MLFMVIERFKDRDPIPVYRRVRDPGIKFPEGLTYVGSWIEPNFDRCFQLMECDDARLLQEWILNCQGLGMTFEIVPVVPSKETREVVAPFLDEK from the coding sequence GTGCTGTTCATGGTGATCGAGCGCTTCAAGGACCGCGACCCGATTCCGGTCTACCGGCGCGTCCGCGATCCTGGCATCAAGTTCCCGGAAGGACTGACCTATGTCGGCAGCTGGATCGAACCCAATTTCGACCGCTGCTTCCAGCTGATGGAATGCGACGATGCGCGGCTGCTGCAGGAATGGATCCTGAACTGTCAGGGCCTCGGCATGACCTTCGAGATCGTGCCGGTCGTGCCGAGCAAGGAAACGCGGGAAGTGGTCGCGCCGTTCCTGGACGAGAAATAG
- the alaS gene encoding alanine--tRNA ligase, whose translation MSGVNEIRSTFLKFFADNGHEIVPSSPLVPRNDPTLMFTNAGMVQFKNVFTGVEKRPYQRATTSQKCVRAGGKHNDLDNVGYTARHHTFFEMLGNFSFGDYFKDRAIELAWNLVTKEFGLPKDKLTATVYVDDDEAFNLWKKIAGLPESRIIRIAGSDNFWQMGDTGPCGPCSEIFYDHGDKIWGGPPGSAEQDGDRFIEIWNLVFMQYEQLEGGVRNLLPKPSIDTGAGLERVAAVLQGQHDNYDIDLFVALIRAIAELTGADPKGEQKASLRVIADHLRASSFLIADGVLPSNEGRGYVLRRIMRRAMRHAQLLGAKDPLMHRLVWALVREMGQAYPELVRAENLIEETLRLEETRFRKTLERGLTILEEKSESLKKGDMFDGDTAFTLYDTYGFPLDLTQDALRNRGISVDLASFTDAMDRQRAKARAAWAGSGDTASENVWFPLREKLGATEFLGYETETAEGVVAALVKDGNDVESLKAGESGAVVLNQTPFYAESGGQVGDTGIMTGEGVRFRVTDTQKKAGDLFVHLGQVEQGTLKPGTALALEVDHVRRSSIRAHHSATHLLHEALRQVLGDHIAQRGSLVAPDRLRFDFVHPKPISQDELARIEDIANEVVLENEEVVTRLMAVDDARDAGARALFGEKYGDEVRVVSMGRQAREHGSNALGWSVELCGGTHVRRTGDIGLISVTGESAVASGVRRIEALTGRHARKHANDSIALAKSAAGELRTSIDEMPARIAALMEERKKLERDLSDARKKLAMGGGASGSNGAAAAAGIREVGNVKLMARAVEGIEMKDLKSLADDGKKQLGSGVVAIVGVTGDGKAGVVVGVTSDLTSRFNAVDLVKIASEALGGKGGGGRPDMAQAGGPDGAKAGAALSAIEKAIGSA comes from the coding sequence ATGAGCGGCGTTAACGAGATCAGGTCGACTTTTCTGAAATTCTTTGCCGACAACGGCCACGAAATCGTGCCGTCGTCGCCGCTGGTGCCGCGCAACGACCCGACGCTGATGTTCACCAATGCCGGCATGGTGCAATTCAAGAACGTCTTCACCGGCGTTGAAAAGCGGCCCTATCAGCGCGCCACCACCTCGCAGAAATGCGTGCGCGCCGGCGGCAAGCACAACGATCTCGACAATGTCGGCTACACCGCGCGGCATCACACCTTCTTCGAGATGCTCGGCAACTTCTCCTTCGGCGACTATTTCAAGGACCGCGCCATCGAGCTCGCCTGGAATCTCGTCACCAAGGAATTCGGACTGCCGAAGGACAAGCTCACCGCGACCGTCTATGTCGACGACGACGAGGCCTTCAATCTCTGGAAGAAGATCGCCGGCCTGCCGGAGTCCCGCATCATCCGCATCGCGGGCTCGGACAATTTCTGGCAGATGGGCGATACCGGTCCGTGCGGGCCGTGCTCGGAAATCTTCTACGATCACGGCGACAAGATCTGGGGCGGCCCTCCGGGTTCGGCCGAGCAGGATGGCGACCGCTTCATCGAGATCTGGAATCTCGTGTTCATGCAATACGAGCAGCTCGAAGGCGGCGTGCGCAATCTGCTGCCGAAGCCCTCGATCGACACCGGCGCGGGGCTGGAACGCGTCGCCGCCGTGTTGCAGGGCCAGCATGACAATTACGACATCGACCTGTTCGTCGCGCTGATCCGCGCCATCGCGGAACTGACCGGCGCCGATCCGAAGGGCGAGCAGAAGGCCTCGTTGCGCGTGATCGCCGACCATCTGCGCGCGTCGTCGTTCTTGATTGCCGACGGCGTGCTGCCCTCGAACGAGGGCCGCGGCTACGTGCTGCGCCGGATCATGCGCCGTGCCATGCGCCACGCGCAGTTGCTCGGCGCCAAGGACCCGCTGATGCATCGGCTGGTCTGGGCCCTGGTGCGCGAGATGGGCCAGGCCTATCCCGAACTGGTGCGCGCCGAAAACCTGATCGAGGAAACGCTGCGGCTGGAAGAGACCCGGTTCCGCAAGACGCTGGAACGCGGCCTGACTATCCTGGAGGAGAAGAGCGAGAGCCTGAAGAAGGGCGACATGTTCGACGGCGATACCGCGTTCACGCTGTACGACACCTATGGCTTCCCGCTCGACCTTACCCAGGATGCGCTACGCAACCGCGGCATCTCGGTCGACCTCGCGTCGTTCACCGACGCGATGGACCGGCAGCGGGCGAAGGCGCGCGCGGCATGGGCCGGCTCCGGCGATACCGCCAGCGAGAACGTCTGGTTCCCGCTGCGCGAGAAGCTCGGCGCCACGGAGTTTTTGGGCTACGAGACCGAGACCGCCGAAGGCGTGGTCGCGGCGCTGGTGAAGGACGGTAACGATGTCGAGAGCCTGAAGGCGGGCGAGAGCGGCGCCGTCGTCCTGAACCAGACGCCGTTTTATGCGGAGTCCGGCGGCCAGGTCGGTGACACCGGCATCATGACCGGCGAGGGCGTGCGCTTCCGCGTCACCGACACCCAGAAGAAGGCCGGCGATCTCTTCGTGCATCTGGGCCAGGTCGAGCAGGGCACCCTGAAGCCGGGGACGGCGCTGGCGCTTGAGGTCGATCATGTCAGGCGCTCGTCGATCCGTGCCCATCACTCCGCGACGCATCTGCTGCATGAAGCGTTGCGCCAGGTGCTCGGCGATCACATCGCACAGCGCGGCTCGCTGGTGGCGCCGGATCGCCTGCGTTTCGACTTCGTGCATCCGAAGCCGATCAGCCAGGACGAACTCGCCCGCATCGAGGACATCGCCAACGAGGTGGTGCTGGAAAATGAAGAGGTCGTCACCCGGCTGATGGCGGTGGATGACGCCCGCGACGCCGGTGCGCGCGCGCTGTTCGGCGAGAAATACGGCGACGAGGTGCGCGTGGTCTCGATGGGACGGCAGGCGCGCGAGCACGGCAGCAACGCGCTCGGCTGGTCGGTGGAATTGTGCGGCGGCACCCATGTCAGGCGCACCGGCGATATCGGCCTGATTTCGGTGACCGGCGAAAGCGCGGTCGCCTCCGGCGTCCGCCGCATCGAGGCGCTGACCGGCCGCCATGCGCGCAAGCACGCCAATGACAGCATCGCGCTGGCGAAATCCGCGGCCGGCGAACTGCGCACGTCGATCGATGAGATGCCGGCGCGCATTGCGGCCTTGATGGAAGAGCGCAAGAAACTGGAGCGCGATCTGTCGGATGCGCGCAAGAAGCTCGCGATGGGCGGCGGCGCTTCCGGTTCCAACGGCGCGGCGGCTGCCGCGGGCATCCGCGAGGTCGGCAACGTCAAGCTGATGGCGCGCGCGGTCGAAGGCATCGAGATGAAGGACCTCAAGAGCCTCGCCGACGACGGCAAGAAGCAGCTAGGCTCCGGTGTGGTCGCCATCGTCGGCGTCACCGGCGACGGCAAGGCCGGCGTCGTGGTCGGCGTCACCAGCGATCTCACCTCGCGCTTCAACGCTGTCGATCTCGTCAAGATTGCCTCCGAAGCGCTCGGCGGCAAGGGCGGCGGGGGGCGGCCCGACATGGCGCAGGCCGGCGGTCCCGATGGCGCCAAGGCGGGTGCCGCACTATCGGCGATCGAAAAAGCGATAGGCAGTGCCTGA